The Cyprinus carpio isolate SPL01 chromosome B17, ASM1834038v1, whole genome shotgun sequence genome has a window encoding:
- the LOC109088493 gene encoding N-acetyllactosaminide beta-1,3-N-acetylglucosaminyltransferase 2-like, whose translation MQGPRRKVKVMVMMTMVFIFIVVEVSRNAGKGDGSKNKQLVPTKRFWAKDLPSDAYWNRRQQQLNYINNRNLEKLNFTTDKLPDWLNDTVSVDSCEPDFRVTTQVKDYNSLPDRFKDFLLFMRCRSYPIVMDQPNICKDPPFLLLAIKSLVPHFDRRQAIRESWGKAGLLANRTVVTVFLLGNAATEDHFPDLSKMLLHESSMHGDILQWDFRDTFFNLTIKEVLFLEWLNTRCPGVSYVFKGDDDVFVNTIRIIDFLSNLSHAKAKELFVGDVITNAGPHRDKKVKYFIPESMYVGTYPAYAGGGGYLFSGQLVQKLHNVSKLVPLYPIDDVYTGMCLKKLGLAPEKHKGFRTFDIEAKYRDNACAYNSLMLVHPRSPQHMIKIWAWLKDPALNCQ comes from the coding sequence ATGCAGGGACCTCGGAGGAAGGTGAAGGTCATGGTGATGATGACAATGGTGTTCATCTTCATAGTGGTGGAGGTCTCTCGCAATGCTGGTAAAGGCGACGGCAGCAAAAATAAGCAGCTGGTTCCCACAAAGCGTTTCTGGGCAAAAGATCTCCCCAGTGATGCCTACTGGAATCGCAGACAGCAACAGCTGAACTACATCAACAATCGCAACCTAGAAAAGCTCAACTTCACGACTGATAAGCTTCCAGACTGGCTAAACGACACAGTCAGCGTGGACTCCTGTGAGCCAGACTTCAGGGTGACCACCCAAGTCAAGGATTACAACTCGCTACCGGATCGCTTTAAGGACTTTCTGCTTTTCATGCGCTGCAGGTCCTATCCCATCGTGATGGATCAGCCAAACATATGCAAAGACCCACCGTTCCTCCTCCTAGCTATCAAATCTTTAGTCCCGCACTTTGATAGACGTCAGGCCATCCGTGAGTCGTGGGGCAAAGCTGGCCTCCTTGCAAACAGAACGGTTGTTACAGTGTTTCTTCTTGGAAATGCAGCCACAGAGGACCACTTTCCTGATCTTTCAAAAATGCTTCTCCATGAGAGCTCCATGCATGGAGATATTCTCCAATGGGACTTTAGGGACACCTTCTTCAACCTCACCATCAAGGAAGTGCTTTTTCTGGAATGGCTGAACACCCGCTGTCCTGGAGTCAGTTACGTCTTCAAGGGCGATGACGATGTTTTTGTTAACACCATCCGCATTATAGACTTCCTAAGCAATCTTTCTCATGCCAAAGCCAAGGAGCTGTTTGTAGGAGATGTGATTACCAATGCTGGTCCACACCGGGACAAAAAGGTCAAGTATTTTATCCCGGAAAGCATGTACGTTGGAACATACCCTGCTTATGCGGGTGGGGGCGGTTATTTGTTCTCGGGACAGCTGGTCCAGAAACTTCATAATGTCTCGAAGTTGGTGCCCCTCTACCCCATTGATGATGTCTACACAGGTATGTGCCTTAAGAAACTGGGCCTTGCTCCTGAGAAGCACAAAGGCTTCAGGACCTTTGATATCGAGGCGAAATATCGCGATAACGCCTGTGCCTATAACAGCCTGATGCTGGTCCATCCCAGAAGTCCTCAACATATGATTAAAATCTGGGCCTGGCTGAAGGACCCAGCTTTGAACTGTCAGTGA